A window of the Eulemur rufifrons isolate Redbay chromosome 6, OSU_ERuf_1, whole genome shotgun sequence genome harbors these coding sequences:
- the TBC1D10C gene encoding carabin isoform X1 gives MAQALGEDLVQPSELQDDSSSLGSDSELSGPGPYRQADRYGFIGGSSAEPGPGHPPADLIRQREMKWVEMTSHWEKTMSRRYKKVKMQCRKGIPSALRARCWPLLCGAHVCQKNSPGTYQKLAEAPGDPQWMETIGRDLHRQFPLHEMFVSPQGHGQQGLLQVLKAYTLYRPEQGYCQAQGPVAAVLLMHLPPEACALSPQEAFWCLVQICEVYLPGYYGPHMEAVRLDAEVFMALLRRLLPRVHKHLQQVGVGPLLYLPEWFLCLFARSLPFPTVLRVWDAFLSEGAKVLFRVGLTLVRLALGTAEQRGACPGLLETLGALRAIPPTQLQEEVFMSQVHSVALSERDLQREIRVQLAQLPESAPGPPPRPQARLPGAQAIFEAQQLAGARGGTKPEVPRIVVQPPEEPRPPRRKPQTRGKTFHGLLTRARGPPIEGPSRSHRGSASFLDTRF, from the exons AtggcccaggccctgggggaggaCCTGGTGCAGCCTTCTGAGCTACAGGATGACTCCAGCTCTTTGGGGTCTGACTCAGAGCTGAGTGGGCCCGGCCCGTATCGCCAGGCTGACCGCTATGGCTTCATTGGGGGAAGCTCAGCAGAGCCAGG GCCAGGCCACCCCCCTGCAGACCTAATCCGCCAACGGGAAATGAAGTGGGTGGAGATGACCTCGCACTGGGAGAAAACCATGTCTCGGCGGTACAAGAAG GTAAAGATGCAGTGTCGCAAAGGCATCCCCTCGGCCCTGCGGGCCCGCTGCTGGCCCCTGCTGTGTGGGGCCCATGTGTGTCAGAAGAACAGCCCTGGCACCTACCAG AAGCTGGCAGAGGCCCCAGGAGACCCCCAGTGGATGGAGACCATTGGCAGGGACCTGCATCGTCAGTTCCCTCTGCACGAGATGTTTGTGTCACCCCAGGGCCATGG GCAGCAGGGGctcctgcaggtcctcaaggCCTACACCCTGTATCGACCAGAACAGGGCTACTGCCAGGCCCAGGGTCCCGTGGCTGCTGTGCTGCTCATGCACCTGCCCCCAGAG GCCTGTGCCCTCTCCCCCCAGGAGGCCTTCTGGTGCCTGGTGCAGATCTGTGAGGTCTACCTCCCCGGCTACTACGGGCCCCACATG GAGGCTGTGCGGCTGGACGCCGAGGTGTTCATGGCCCTGCTGCGGCGGCTGCTCCCGCGTGTGCACAAGCACCTGCAGCAGGTGGGCGTCGGACCCCTGCTCTACCTGCCCGAGTGGTTCCTGTGCCTCTTCGCCcgctccctgcccttccccacggTACTTCGCGTCTGGGACGCCTTCCTCAGCGAGG GTGCCAAGGTGCTGTTCCGTGTGGGGCTGACGCTGGTGCGCCTGGCGCTGGGCACCGCAGAGCAGCGCGGGgcctgcccagggctcctggAGACGCTTGGCGCCCTTCGAGCCATCCCCCCCACCCAGCTGCAGGAGGAGGTCTTCATGTCCCAG GTGCACAGTGTGGCCCTGTCTGAGCGGGACCTGCAGCGGGAGATCAGGGTCCAGCTGGCCCAGCTGCCTGAGTCAGCGCCTGGGCCCCCCCCTCGGCCACAGGCCCGCCTTCCTGGGGCCCAAGCCATCTTTGAGGCCCAGCAGCTGGCAGGGGCACGAGGAGGCACCAAGCCTGAGGTGCCCCGAATTGTGGTGCAGCCCCCGGAGGAGCCCAGACCACCACGGCGCAAGCCCCAGACCCGCGGCAAGACTTTCCATGGGCTCCTGACTCGGGCCCGGGGGCCCCCCATTGAAGGTCCCTCCAGGTCCCATCGAggctctgcctccttcctggaCACCCGCTTCTGA
- the TBC1D10C gene encoding carabin isoform X2, with protein sequence MAQALGEDLVQPSELQDDSSSLGSDSELSGPGPYRQADRYGFIGGSSAEPGPGHPPADLIRQREMKWVEMTSHWEKTMSRRYKKVKMQCRKGIPSALRARCWPLLCGAHVCQKNSPGTYQKLAEAPGDPQWMETIGRDLHRQFPLHEMFVSPQGHGQQGLLQVLKAYTLYRPEQGYCQAQGPVAAVLLMHLPPEEAFWCLVQICEVYLPGYYGPHMEAVRLDAEVFMALLRRLLPRVHKHLQQVGVGPLLYLPEWFLCLFARSLPFPTVLRVWDAFLSEGAKVLFRVGLTLVRLALGTAEQRGACPGLLETLGALRAIPPTQLQEEVFMSQVHSVALSERDLQREIRVQLAQLPESAPGPPPRPQARLPGAQAIFEAQQLAGARGGTKPEVPRIVVQPPEEPRPPRRKPQTRGKTFHGLLTRARGPPIEGPSRSHRGSASFLDTRF encoded by the exons AtggcccaggccctgggggaggaCCTGGTGCAGCCTTCTGAGCTACAGGATGACTCCAGCTCTTTGGGGTCTGACTCAGAGCTGAGTGGGCCCGGCCCGTATCGCCAGGCTGACCGCTATGGCTTCATTGGGGGAAGCTCAGCAGAGCCAGG GCCAGGCCACCCCCCTGCAGACCTAATCCGCCAACGGGAAATGAAGTGGGTGGAGATGACCTCGCACTGGGAGAAAACCATGTCTCGGCGGTACAAGAAG GTAAAGATGCAGTGTCGCAAAGGCATCCCCTCGGCCCTGCGGGCCCGCTGCTGGCCCCTGCTGTGTGGGGCCCATGTGTGTCAGAAGAACAGCCCTGGCACCTACCAG AAGCTGGCAGAGGCCCCAGGAGACCCCCAGTGGATGGAGACCATTGGCAGGGACCTGCATCGTCAGTTCCCTCTGCACGAGATGTTTGTGTCACCCCAGGGCCATGG GCAGCAGGGGctcctgcaggtcctcaaggCCTACACCCTGTATCGACCAGAACAGGGCTACTGCCAGGCCCAGGGTCCCGTGGCTGCTGTGCTGCTCATGCACCTGCCCCCAGAG GAGGCCTTCTGGTGCCTGGTGCAGATCTGTGAGGTCTACCTCCCCGGCTACTACGGGCCCCACATG GAGGCTGTGCGGCTGGACGCCGAGGTGTTCATGGCCCTGCTGCGGCGGCTGCTCCCGCGTGTGCACAAGCACCTGCAGCAGGTGGGCGTCGGACCCCTGCTCTACCTGCCCGAGTGGTTCCTGTGCCTCTTCGCCcgctccctgcccttccccacggTACTTCGCGTCTGGGACGCCTTCCTCAGCGAGG GTGCCAAGGTGCTGTTCCGTGTGGGGCTGACGCTGGTGCGCCTGGCGCTGGGCACCGCAGAGCAGCGCGGGgcctgcccagggctcctggAGACGCTTGGCGCCCTTCGAGCCATCCCCCCCACCCAGCTGCAGGAGGAGGTCTTCATGTCCCAG GTGCACAGTGTGGCCCTGTCTGAGCGGGACCTGCAGCGGGAGATCAGGGTCCAGCTGGCCCAGCTGCCTGAGTCAGCGCCTGGGCCCCCCCCTCGGCCACAGGCCCGCCTTCCTGGGGCCCAAGCCATCTTTGAGGCCCAGCAGCTGGCAGGGGCACGAGGAGGCACCAAGCCTGAGGTGCCCCGAATTGTGGTGCAGCCCCCGGAGGAGCCCAGACCACCACGGCGCAAGCCCCAGACCCGCGGCAAGACTTTCCATGGGCTCCTGACTCGGGCCCGGGGGCCCCCCATTGAAGGTCCCTCCAGGTCCCATCGAggctctgcctccttcctggaCACCCGCTTCTGA
- the TBC1D10C gene encoding carabin isoform X4 has translation MAQALGEDLVQPSELQDDSSSLGSDSELSGPGPYRQADRYGFIGGSSAEPGPGHPPADLIRQREMKWVEMTSHWEKTMSRRYKKVKMQCRKGIPSALRARCWPLLCGAHVCQKNSPGTYQKLAEAPGDPQWMETIGRDLHRQFPLHEMFVSPQGHGRPSGAWCRSVRSTSPATTGPTWCQGAVPCGADAGAPGAGHRRAARGLPRAPGDAWRPSSHPPHPAAGGGLHVPGAQCGPV, from the exons AtggcccaggccctgggggaggaCCTGGTGCAGCCTTCTGAGCTACAGGATGACTCCAGCTCTTTGGGGTCTGACTCAGAGCTGAGTGGGCCCGGCCCGTATCGCCAGGCTGACCGCTATGGCTTCATTGGGGGAAGCTCAGCAGAGCCAGG GCCAGGCCACCCCCCTGCAGACCTAATCCGCCAACGGGAAATGAAGTGGGTGGAGATGACCTCGCACTGGGAGAAAACCATGTCTCGGCGGTACAAGAAG GTAAAGATGCAGTGTCGCAAAGGCATCCCCTCGGCCCTGCGGGCCCGCTGCTGGCCCCTGCTGTGTGGGGCCCATGTGTGTCAGAAGAACAGCCCTGGCACCTACCAG AAGCTGGCAGAGGCCCCAGGAGACCCCCAGTGGATGGAGACCATTGGCAGGGACCTGCATCGTCAGTTCCCTCTGCACGAGATGTTTGTGTCACCCCAGGGCCATGG GAGGCCTTCTGGTGCCTGGTGCAGATCTGTGAGGTCTACCTCCCCGGCTACTACGGGCCCCACATG GTGCCAAGGTGCTGTTCCGTGTGGGGCTGACGCTGGTGCGCCTGGCGCTGGGCACCGCAGAGCAGCGCGGGgcctgcccagggctcctggAGACGCTTGGCGCCCTTCGAGCCATCCCCCCCACCCAGCTGCAGGAGGAGGTCTTCATGTCCCAG GTGCACAGTGTGGCCCTGTCTGA
- the TBC1D10C gene encoding carabin isoform X3: MAQALGEDLVQPSELQDDSSSLGSDSELSGPGPYRQADRYGFIGGSSAEPGPGHPPADLIRQREMKWVEMTSHWEKTMSRRYKKVKMQCRKGIPSALRARCWPLLCGAHVCQKNSPGTYQKLAEAPGDPQWMETIGRDLHRQFPLHEMFVSPQGHGRGSCRSSRPTPCIDQNRATARPRVPWLLCCSCTCPQRRPSGAWCRSVRSTSPATTGPTWCQGAVPCGADAGAPGAGHRRAARGLPRAPGDAWRPSSHPPHPAAGGGLHVPGAQCGPV; the protein is encoded by the exons AtggcccaggccctgggggaggaCCTGGTGCAGCCTTCTGAGCTACAGGATGACTCCAGCTCTTTGGGGTCTGACTCAGAGCTGAGTGGGCCCGGCCCGTATCGCCAGGCTGACCGCTATGGCTTCATTGGGGGAAGCTCAGCAGAGCCAGG GCCAGGCCACCCCCCTGCAGACCTAATCCGCCAACGGGAAATGAAGTGGGTGGAGATGACCTCGCACTGGGAGAAAACCATGTCTCGGCGGTACAAGAAG GTAAAGATGCAGTGTCGCAAAGGCATCCCCTCGGCCCTGCGGGCCCGCTGCTGGCCCCTGCTGTGTGGGGCCCATGTGTGTCAGAAGAACAGCCCTGGCACCTACCAG AAGCTGGCAGAGGCCCCAGGAGACCCCCAGTGGATGGAGACCATTGGCAGGGACCTGCATCGTCAGTTCCCTCTGCACGAGATGTTTGTGTCACCCCAGGGCCATGG CAGGGGctcctgcaggtcctcaaggCCTACACCCTGTATCGACCAGAACAGGGCTACTGCCAGGCCCAGGGTCCCGTGGCTGCTGTGCTGCTCATGCACCTGCCCCCAGAG GAGGCCTTCTGGTGCCTGGTGCAGATCTGTGAGGTCTACCTCCCCGGCTACTACGGGCCCCACATG GTGCCAAGGTGCTGTTCCGTGTGGGGCTGACGCTGGTGCGCCTGGCGCTGGGCACCGCAGAGCAGCGCGGGgcctgcccagggctcctggAGACGCTTGGCGCCCTTCGAGCCATCCCCCCCACCCAGCTGCAGGAGGAGGTCTTCATGTCCCAG GTGCACAGTGTGGCCCTGTCTGA
- the PPP1CA gene encoding serine/threonine-protein phosphatase PP1-alpha catalytic subunit isoform X1: protein MSDSEKLNLDSIIGRLLEVQGSRPGKNVQLTENEIRGLCLKSREIFLSQPILLELEAPLKICGDIHGQYYDLLRLFEYGGFPPESNYLFLGDYVDRGKQSLETICLLLAYKIKYPENFFLLRGNHECASINRIYGFYDECKRRYNIKLWKTFTDCFNCLPIAAIVDEKIFCCHGGLSPDLQSMEQIRRIMRPTDVPDQGLLCDLLWSDPDKDVQGWGENDRGVSFTFGAEVVAKFLHKHDLDLICRAHQVVEDGYEFFAKRQLVTLFSAPNYCGEFDNAGAMMSVDETLMCSFQILKPADKNKGKYGQFSGLNPGGRPITPPRNSAKAKK, encoded by the exons ATGTCCGACAGCGAGAAGCTCAACCTGGACTCTATCATCGGGCGCCTGCTGGAAG TGCAGGGCTCACGGCCTGGAAAGAATGTACAGCTGACAGAAAATGAGATCCGTGGTCTGTGCCTCAAATCCCGGGAGATTTTCCTGAGCCAGCCCATTCTTTTGGAGCTGGAGGCACCCCTCAAGATCTGTG GTGACATCCATGGCCAGTACTATGACCTTCTGCGGCTGTTTGAGTATGGCGGCTTCCCTCCAGAGAGCAACTACCTCTTCCTGGGGGACTATGTGGACCGGGGCAAGCAGTCTTTGGAGACTATCTGCCTGCTGCTAGCCTATAAGATCAAGTACCCTGAGAATTTCTTCCTGCTCCGTGGGAACCATGAGTGTGCCAGCATCAACCGTATCTACGGTTTCTACGATGAGT GTAAGAGACGCTACAACATCAAACTGTGGAAAACCTTCACTGACTGCTTCAACTGCCTGCCCATCGCGGCCATTGTAGATGAGAAGATCTTCTGCTGCCACGGAG GCCTGTCCCCGGACCTGCAGTCCATGGAGCAGATACGGCGCATCATGCGGCCCACAGATGTGCCTGACCAGGGCCTGCTGTGTGACCTGCTGTGGTCTGACCCTGACAAAGAtgtgcagggctggggtgagaACGACCGCGGCGTCTCCTTTACCTTCGGAGCTGAGGTGGTTGCCAAGTTCCTGCACAAGCACGACTTGGACCTCATCTGCCGAGCGCACCAG GTAGTAGAAGATGGCTATGAGTTCTTTGCCAAACGGCAGCTGGTGACACTTTTCTCAGCTCCCAACTACTGTGGCGAGTTTGACAACGCTGGTGCCATGATGAGTGTGGATGAGACCCTCATGTGCTCCTTCCag ATCCTCAAGCCCGCCGACAAGAACAAGGGGAAATACGGGCAGTTCAGTGGCCTGAACCCTGGGGGCCGACCTATCACCCCACCCCGCAATTCCGCCAAAGCCAAGAAATAG
- the PPP1CA gene encoding serine/threonine-protein phosphatase PP1-alpha catalytic subunit isoform X3, whose product MSDSEKLNLDSIIGRLLEGDIHGQYYDLLRLFEYGGFPPESNYLFLGDYVDRGKQSLETICLLLAYKIKYPENFFLLRGNHECASINRIYGFYDECKRRYNIKLWKTFTDCFNCLPIAAIVDEKIFCCHGGLSPDLQSMEQIRRIMRPTDVPDQGLLCDLLWSDPDKDVQGWGENDRGVSFTFGAEVVAKFLHKHDLDLICRAHQVVEDGYEFFAKRQLVTLFSAPNYCGEFDNAGAMMSVDETLMCSFQILKPADKNKGKYGQFSGLNPGGRPITPPRNSAKAKK is encoded by the exons ATGTCCGACAGCGAGAAGCTCAACCTGGACTCTATCATCGGGCGCCTGCTGGAAG GTGACATCCATGGCCAGTACTATGACCTTCTGCGGCTGTTTGAGTATGGCGGCTTCCCTCCAGAGAGCAACTACCTCTTCCTGGGGGACTATGTGGACCGGGGCAAGCAGTCTTTGGAGACTATCTGCCTGCTGCTAGCCTATAAGATCAAGTACCCTGAGAATTTCTTCCTGCTCCGTGGGAACCATGAGTGTGCCAGCATCAACCGTATCTACGGTTTCTACGATGAGT GTAAGAGACGCTACAACATCAAACTGTGGAAAACCTTCACTGACTGCTTCAACTGCCTGCCCATCGCGGCCATTGTAGATGAGAAGATCTTCTGCTGCCACGGAG GCCTGTCCCCGGACCTGCAGTCCATGGAGCAGATACGGCGCATCATGCGGCCCACAGATGTGCCTGACCAGGGCCTGCTGTGTGACCTGCTGTGGTCTGACCCTGACAAAGAtgtgcagggctggggtgagaACGACCGCGGCGTCTCCTTTACCTTCGGAGCTGAGGTGGTTGCCAAGTTCCTGCACAAGCACGACTTGGACCTCATCTGCCGAGCGCACCAG GTAGTAGAAGATGGCTATGAGTTCTTTGCCAAACGGCAGCTGGTGACACTTTTCTCAGCTCCCAACTACTGTGGCGAGTTTGACAACGCTGGTGCCATGATGAGTGTGGATGAGACCCTCATGTGCTCCTTCCag ATCCTCAAGCCCGCCGACAAGAACAAGGGGAAATACGGGCAGTTCAGTGGCCTGAACCCTGGGGGCCGACCTATCACCCCACCCCGCAATTCCGCCAAAGCCAAGAAATAG
- the PPP1CA gene encoding serine/threonine-protein phosphatase PP1-alpha catalytic subunit isoform X4 gives MSDSEKLNLDSIIGRLLEGDIHGQYYDLLRLFEYGGFPPESNYLFLGDYVDRGKQSLETICLLLAYKIKYPENFFLLRGNHECASINRIYGFYDECKRRYNIKLWKTFTDCFNCLPIAAIVDEKIFCCHGGLSPDLQSMEQIRRIMRPTDVPDQGLLCDLLWSDPDKDVQGWGENDRGVSFTFGAEVVAKFLHKHDLDLICRAHQVVEDGYEFFAKRQLVTLFSAPNYCGEFDNAGAMMSVDETLMCSFQILKPADKNKGKYGQFSGLNPGGRPITPPRNSAKAKK, from the exons ATGTCCGACAGCGAGAAGCTCAACCTGGACTCTATCATCGGGCGCCTGCTGGAAG GTGACATCCATGGCCAGTACTATGACCTTCTGCGGCTGTTTGAGTATGGCGGCTTCCCTCCAGAGAGCAACTACCTCTTCCTGGGGGACTATGTGGACCGGGGCAAGCAGTCTTTGGAGACTATCTGCCTGCTGCTAGCCTATAAGATCAAGTACCCTGAGAATTTCTTCCTGCTCCGTGGGAACCATGAGTGTGCCAGCATCAACCGTATCTACGGTTTCTACGATGAGT GTAAGAGACGCTACAACATCAAACTGTGGAAAACCTTCACTGACTGCTTCAACTGCCTGCCCATCGCGGCCATTGTAGATGAGAAGATCTTCTGCTGCCACGGAG GCCTGTCCCCGGACCTGCAGTCCATGGAGCAGATACGGCGCATCATGCGGCCCACAGATGTGCCTGACCAGGGCCTGCTGTGTGACCTGCTGTGGTCTGACCCTGACAAAGAtgtgcagggctggggtgagaACGACCGCGGCGTCTCCTTTACCTTCGGAGCTGAGGTGGTTGCCAAGTTCCTGCACAAGCACGACTTGGACCTCATCTGCCGAGCGCACCAGGTGG TAGAAGATGGCTATGAGTTCTTTGCCAAACGGCAGCTGGTGACACTTTTCTCAGCTCCCAACTACTGTGGCGAGTTTGACAACGCTGGTGCCATGATGAGTGTGGATGAGACCCTCATGTGCTCCTTCCag ATCCTCAAGCCCGCCGACAAGAACAAGGGGAAATACGGGCAGTTCAGTGGCCTGAACCCTGGGGGCCGACCTATCACCCCACCCCGCAATTCCGCCAAAGCCAAGAAATAG
- the PPP1CA gene encoding serine/threonine-protein phosphatase PP1-alpha catalytic subunit isoform X2, which translates to MSDSEKLNLDSIIGRLLEVQGSRPGKNVQLTENEIRGLCLKSREIFLSQPILLELEAPLKICGDIHGQYYDLLRLFEYGGFPPESNYLFLGDYVDRGKQSLETICLLLAYKIKYPENFFLLRGNHECASINRIYGFYDECKRRYNIKLWKTFTDCFNCLPIAAIVDEKIFCCHGGLSPDLQSMEQIRRIMRPTDVPDQGLLCDLLWSDPDKDVQGWGENDRGVSFTFGAEVVAKFLHKHDLDLICRAHQVVEDGYEFFAKRQLVTLFSAPNYCGEFDNAGAMMSVDETLMCSFQILKPADKNKGKYGQFSGLNPGGRPITPPRNSAKAKK; encoded by the exons ATGTCCGACAGCGAGAAGCTCAACCTGGACTCTATCATCGGGCGCCTGCTGGAAG TGCAGGGCTCACGGCCTGGAAAGAATGTACAGCTGACAGAAAATGAGATCCGTGGTCTGTGCCTCAAATCCCGGGAGATTTTCCTGAGCCAGCCCATTCTTTTGGAGCTGGAGGCACCCCTCAAGATCTGTG GTGACATCCATGGCCAGTACTATGACCTTCTGCGGCTGTTTGAGTATGGCGGCTTCCCTCCAGAGAGCAACTACCTCTTCCTGGGGGACTATGTGGACCGGGGCAAGCAGTCTTTGGAGACTATCTGCCTGCTGCTAGCCTATAAGATCAAGTACCCTGAGAATTTCTTCCTGCTCCGTGGGAACCATGAGTGTGCCAGCATCAACCGTATCTACGGTTTCTACGATGAGT GTAAGAGACGCTACAACATCAAACTGTGGAAAACCTTCACTGACTGCTTCAACTGCCTGCCCATCGCGGCCATTGTAGATGAGAAGATCTTCTGCTGCCACGGAG GCCTGTCCCCGGACCTGCAGTCCATGGAGCAGATACGGCGCATCATGCGGCCCACAGATGTGCCTGACCAGGGCCTGCTGTGTGACCTGCTGTGGTCTGACCCTGACAAAGAtgtgcagggctggggtgagaACGACCGCGGCGTCTCCTTTACCTTCGGAGCTGAGGTGGTTGCCAAGTTCCTGCACAAGCACGACTTGGACCTCATCTGCCGAGCGCACCAGGTGG TAGAAGATGGCTATGAGTTCTTTGCCAAACGGCAGCTGGTGACACTTTTCTCAGCTCCCAACTACTGTGGCGAGTTTGACAACGCTGGTGCCATGATGAGTGTGGATGAGACCCTCATGTGCTCCTTCCag ATCCTCAAGCCCGCCGACAAGAACAAGGGGAAATACGGGCAGTTCAGTGGCCTGAACCCTGGGGGCCGACCTATCACCCCACCCCGCAATTCCGCCAAAGCCAAGAAATAG
- the RAD9A gene encoding cell cycle checkpoint control protein RAD9A yields the protein MKCLVMGGNVKVLGKAVHSLSRIGDELYLEPLEDGLSLRTVNSSRSAYACFVFAPLFFQQYQATTPGQDPLRCKILMKSFLSVFRSLAMLEKTVEKCCISLNGRSSRLVVQLHCKYGVRKTHNLSFQDCESLQAVFDPASCPHMLRAPARVLGEAVLPFPPALAEVTLGIGCGRRVILRSYQEEEEADSTVKAMMTEMSIGEEDFQQLQAQEGVAVTFCLKEFRGLLSFAESANLNLSIHFDAPGRPAIFTIKDSLLDGHFVLATLSETDPHSKDLGSQELHRPVPPLQDYSTPHLDDFANDDIDSYMIAMETTISSEGSRALPSVSLSPGCQHRHSPDPHSEEEDEAEPSTVPGTPPPKKFRSLFFGSILAPVHSPQGPSPVLAEDSEGEG from the exons ATGAAGTGCCTGGTTATGGGCGGCAACGTGAAGG TGCTCGGCAAGGCCGTCCACTCCCTGTCCCGTATCGGGGACGAGCTCTACCTGGAACCCTTGGAAGacggg CTCTCCCTCCGGACTGTGAACTCCTCCCGCTCTGCCTATGCCTGCTTCGTCTTTGCCCCACTCTTCTTCCAGCAGTACCAGGCCACCACCCCTGGTCAGGACCCGCTGCGCTGTAAGATCCTGATGAAG TCCTTCCTGTCCGTCTTCCGCTCGCTGGCAATGCTGGAGAAGACTGTGGAAAAATGCTGCATTTCCTTGAATGGCAGGAGCAGCCGCCTGGTGGTCCAGCTGCACTGCAAGTATG GGGTGAGGAAGACTCACAACCTGTCCTTCCAGGACTGCGAGTCCCTACAGGCCGTCTTTGACCCAGCCTCGTGCCCCCACATGCTTCGCGCCCCAGCACG GGTCCTGGGGGAGGCTGTTCTGCCCTTCCCTCCTGCACTGGCTGAAGTGACGCTGGGCATTGGCTGTGGCCGCAGGGTCATCCTGCGCAGctaccaggaggaggaggaggcag ACAGCACCGTCAAAGCGATGATGACTGAGATGAGCATTGGGGAGGAGGATTTCCAGCAGTTGCAGGCGCAAGAAGGGGTGGCTGTCACTTTCTGCCTCAAGGAATTCCGG GGGCTCCTGAGCTTTGCAGAGTCAGCAAACTTGAATCTTAGCATTCATTTTGATGCTCCAGGCCG ACCAGCCATCTTCACTATCAAGGACTCTCTGCTGGATGGCCACTTTGTCTTAGCCACACTCTCAGAGACTGACCCACACTCCAAGGACCTAGGCTCCCAGGAGCTCCATCGGCCAGTGCCTCCGCTTCAGGATTACAG CACACCCCACCTGGACGACTTTGCCAATGATGACATTGACTCTTACATGATCGCCATGGAAACCACCATAAGCAGTGAGGGCTCACGGGCGCTGCCCTCCGTTTCCCTTTCACCTGGCTGCCAGCACCGCCATAGCCCTGACCCCCACTCAGAGGAGGAAGACGAAGCTGAGCCCAGTACAGTGCCTGGGACTCCCCCACCCAAGAAG TTCCGCTCGCTGTTCTTTGGCTCCATCCTGGCCCCTGTACACTCCCCCCAGggccccagccctgtgctggcTGAAGACAGTGAGGGTGAAGGCTGA